From the Cydia splendana chromosome 6, ilCydSple1.2, whole genome shotgun sequence genome, the window tatatatatttcttctttatttttttcttcttcttaTGTTATATTTGTTTGCAGAGGAACACTGTCGCTAAATGGGTTAACCATTTCGAGAGTACTGGCAACGTTACTGCAAGAAGGCGACCAGCTCCACCTAGGTTAATTAATCCAGCCGGCGTGAGAGAAATTATGGCAGCCTTCTACCAGAATCCGTTCATCCTGACGCGGCATTTACCAAATCAATTTAACTGTCACATATCAACCGTCCGGCGAGCTCTTCATAATGCCGGAATACACTGCCGGATTCCGGCTAtgaaattgcaccttacagatGCTCATAAGGCAGCACGTCTTAGGTTCGCCGAAgaaatggaaaattttgattttcCATGCGTCATATTTGTTGAcgaaaagacacgaaaaaacgAAGGCGTCCGAGGCGCCCGTTAACACCCGCCCCGGTGGGTAACCCGCCTCCTCGGCAGCAGTCGAGGCACAGCGCGCCAAATTAACACTGAAGAACATGGACGGAAAGTACCTAAGTACTCACggattaatattgtttaaaaaatgttaAGTCACCAATTTTGCATATTGATACGATACCATAGTGCGATAGcgcggatccctttgtttgatataatgattgaaagtcataatgtcatgattgtcatattatcattagtcataattctgaaaccgttaactttaaCATTACGATAAAGAGTGAAGAGCTGGCAAAAGAACGTATGTCCTTTTCGATTGAACTTAAAAAAAGCTTTCGACACAGTGGACCTAAACGCCATCAGATACATTTTGCTGAGCGGAATAACTAACAAAGCTACGACCAATTGAATAGTCAAAGCGGTCATGAACGAATCAACCTGCATTAAATGGTTCAGTCTGCAAAAATTGGGACTAACCATGCCGTACTAGTATGACGTAAGGAGCCGCGATCCTGATGGCGACACCTCCGCCTCTCCAGACAAGTTTGTAGCCCTGACCAAGCAATCGGCTTTTTGATTCGGTCGTCTATCTATGGACTTTATGGGTTATAGCGAAGACGCGGTCCATAAATCAAATTATATTGAAAATCTTGTTATAGCAAATGCATcgaaactaaaattaataattactttGAGTAAAACAGAACttattgttattttaatacCAACATAAACAGATTTAATGTATCTAACAAAAATACTACATTTATGTGGGTAAAATTATGTTAAGTAGGTACCCTCCGTAACCTTATTgttgattttaataattataatacttgttGCGTCTTCCATTCTAAATAAACAAATTACATGGAATGGAATAATACTTGTTTTTTTATTCACGTTTAATACGATTTCCCGTTTAGGGCGCTTTTTTGCTAGGTCCCCTCAGAATCGTCTACTCTAGAAGAAGAGCTTGCTTCCTTGAAGCTTAATCAGGACAAAGAAATACAGAGACCACTCGTACTACTACTATTCGCAGATGATTTAATCATAGTAAATATCTAATTGTATACTACAACAATGTTACGCCAAGGCCAAATCCTTATTCGAAACGGTAGGCCTTAAAGTAAACGCTATACATAGTTGCGTGCAACAACGACCAAAGATATACAAGATTATGCAAAACGCTTAGACGACCAACAAAGTGCCGGAAGAGTGGCTTATTTCCAAACAGGAGCCGATTCCTAAAACTATATCGCCAAAAAAACGACAACAACGAAAACGTCAACTACTACAACAGGAGATATCCATTTGCAATGTTGGCTATCGCATATATGTTAATTTGCTCCTCGACATGCTAGATAAGGAAATGAATGGTCTAGTGGACGAATGACCACCTCTATAACGTTCGAAGTTTGCTAGATATCACCTAGCGAGAAGGAAGAAAGGTTTTCATAATAGCCATAGACATTGAAAAGGCTTTCGACAACGTAGTCCTCAATGCCATAAAGGAGAACCTGCTTAGCCGCATAAACACTTCTCTTACAAACAGAATTATTGCTGCATGTATGATAGAAAGAACGCACTTTGCATGGTTCGGACAAACCACCGAAACAATAAACCAAGGTAAAGGAGTCAAACAAGGATGCCTTTTATCGCCCAGACTGTTTACAATCCTGAGAGATGACGTACTTAGAATACTGGAGGAGAAGGATGAGGCTATAACTCTTCAACAGGACAATGAAATTTCCCTACCCTATATTGTCATTCGCTGACGACCTCATTATGATAGGCGACTGCATTAGAACGCTGGACCGCTATAAGTACTTTATAGCTTCGGTAGTACATATTTTGGGTTCAGACCTGACCCAGTGGGAACATCTGTTGACCATCGTTGTCGATCTATTAGTTGCATTTTAACCGGTGTCAACAAGGCTTTTTTAAAGTGACAACGAATTTATAGCCGATAGCATCCGATATGAGTAATTTAAGCACAATGGAGAGGAGAAAAATTGTAACCCTGTGGGAGCAAGGTTACAGGAAGAAGGATATTGCAACGGAATTAAATGTTTCGGCCAGTTAATAATCCCATTAAACGTTTTTTGTCAGAGAATCACTGTGGATAAGTGGATAAATTTGCTAATGAAGGCAACGTCGTGAATAGAGTGCCACCACCCAAACCGGTGCAATTTTATATAACTAGAACATTGATAATTAGCTTTCATAGCAAACAAATATTCGAGGTAACACAATGCAGTAACGGATACGCTAAAGAAGACAAAACACGTTTCAGCTGAATGCGAATTACCAGCAACAAGGGCGgatttagggggggggggggtacaGGGGCACGTGATGGCAACATTTGGTTCCAGTTAATAACAATCGTAGGAGCCGTACTGTACGTTTGACGTTGTTTCCTCAAAATATTGAAGCGAAAAATTAAAGTGATTCCATCGAGTAACAGTTATATATAACAAAGAGTttatacaaacatacatacatacatacatacatatattactgtatcagtagtagtagtagtagtagtagtagtagtagtagtagtagtagtaatcactttattgtacacaacacaggtttacaaaaataaattacagtaatggaagtacaaaggcgaacttatccctatgtACTTATCAGATACAGGGAAAGGGGTTGAATTTGGTGGTGTGTCATAATGTGCATCCACGCTGGCGGCAACTACACCAATGCCAACAAATGCATCGGCAGCATCAGCCTCCACTAGTTACATGTTGCAGGAACGAGATATAGGTCGGCCGAACATTCAGACTCAGTCAGTTGAAGAATATTACCGACTTTCAGTATTCATTCCTTGTTTAGACTATTTGCTAAGCGAAATGTCATCCAGGTTCCCTAGCGCTCCCCTGCAAACAATCGGACAGTTGCAAAAGTTAGTGTCCCATAACTTCAGCGATGAAGATATAGAGGATGTTTTGCAAGGCGCTGAACTATATAAGGATGACCTTCCTTGTTTTTTAGCTTTGAAGGGAGAGCTAAAAATTTGGCAACAGATGAGAGAAAACGAGCAACGGTTCTACCGAATATTAGAACTCTGTGTCAATTGTTGTGCACGTTTGCTGTGACCATTAGCACTGCCGAGCGATCTTTCGTCACCTTACGCCTGTTAAAGTCATATCTTCGCAGCGGGATGACAGAAGAGCGTTTAAATGGACTGGCTATAATACACATCCATCAAGTCATTGCGACAAAAATGGACGCTAATGAACTACTGGACATCTTTAGACTTAGGGGACTTCTCGCGGGATTGGTTTTACCGTACATTGCCAAACGGCGAAAAAGCTTTACGCTCTTGGTTGGCATATTCTCCATCAAAAAAATCACTGTTTTGCTTCTGTTGTCGTTTGTTTGAGGACTCGAACTCAACAAAGGCGAGAATGGCTTCGAAATTTACCTCCTCAGATGGATTCAATACTTGGTGGAAACTGAATCCTAAAGTTGCTAATCACGAGTCAAGTGTTCAGCATAGCCAACATTTTTGCAAATGGAAGGAGTTAGAATCGAGACTTTGAAAAGGACAAACAATTGACCAGAAAGAACAAGAAGTAGTGGCGAAAAAGAGTAAAAAATGGCATGAATTGCTTACAAGAATGTTTGATGTAATACGATTTctggcaaaaaaaaatttagcaTTACGTGGTCACAGAGAAAACGAAGACAGTGCCAATAGGGGAAACTTTTTAGAATTGGTGGAGCTACTGGCAAAATACGATCCCGTTCTCAGAGAGCATCTAGTAAGAATAAAAATGGGTCAAAACATTTCTGTTACTTATATGTCACCTGAAACTCAAAACGAGTTTATTGAAATTTTAGGAAACAAAATTCGTCAAGAAATTGTAGCTCGTGTTCAAAAGGCCAAGTATTATTCCATGATTTTTGACAGTACCCCAGATGTTTCCCATAAGGACCAAACTAGCCAGATATTACGATATGTGGTAATTGAAAATCATGAGGTAAGAGTAGAGGAATCATTTATGGATTTAATTGAAACCAAAACAAAAAACGCGGAAGGCATGACTAACATGATACTAAGCAAACTCGAGGCAGATGGCCTGGACATTATGAACTGTAGAGGGCAAGCATATGATAATGCTGCTACGATGGCTGGATGCCACACAGGGGTCCAACAAAGAATTAAGGACATGAATCCTGATGCCGAATTTGTCCCCTGCTCAAATCACTCATTAAACTTAGTCTGCGTACATGCAGCTTCAGCGGAAATAAACTCAGGTACATTTTTCGGTACGCTAGAACGCTGCTATATTTTCTTTTCTATGTCGATGCACCGGTGGGAAGTCCTTCTTGCAGCCACAGGTAAAAGTTTGAAGAGGATTCAAGACACACGATGGAGCGCTAGAGGTGATGCTGTAAACTACATGAAAAACCATTATAAGGATACATTAACTGCTATTGAAAATTTAACAGAACCAGAGGAAAGCCTAAACACGCGGACAGATGCTGGAACTTTATTAATAGCGATGCAGtctttttcgtttttatgttttttaggCCTCTGGCAGCCAATACTCTCTGAAGTTAATGATACTCAAACTTATTTGCAAACGAAAGGACTCAATATTGAGCAGTGTGCTCAAAAAGTAAATGCTTTACTCGCAATCTGTGAAAGAAAACGGGAAGAATTTGTAGACGGAGCAGTAGCATACGCTAAAAACCAATGTGAAGAGCTCGGAATTTCTTGCGAGCCCCCAAGGCAAGCAAGACGGAAGCATCTTTATGGTGATGGAAGCAGAGATGTCGGTCTGTCTTATGAAGCAGACTTGCGTCGAAAAATGTTCGCTTCTATAGACAGGATGATTTCTGAGATCAAACAAAGATTTCAGCAGTTACAAGATCTGGCCCAAGAATATGGGGTTTTGAGACCAGAAATTTTATTAGGTGACGGCAGTATCAACCTCGATGGAGCTCCAAAAGACATTAACAGCGAAGATTTTGTACTTGAGCGCGACCGTCTCCGGGCTTTCGTAACAGCCTCAGACCCGGACAAGAAAGTACAACTAATGAAGTCCAACTCATTAGATTTGTTAAAATACATAGTGGAAGCGAGGCTAGAAGAGTGCTTGCCtaacattattataatgttaAGGATTTTTTTGACAACCGCAGTTAGCAATGCCAGTTGCGAGAGGAGCTTTTCAAAGTTAAAGctaattaaaaattatttacgctCAAGAATGTCAGAGCTGAGACTATGTAATCTTGCCATATTAACGATTGAACACACAATTAATATTGACTTTGACTCTTGCATTCGAGATTTTACcgaaaaaaaaagcaagaagagtaaaattttaataaataatagtaaatcTTACCCTAGGAGACTTGCCGTGAGagccattttattattttatactgcaaaacgtaattcaagaccaaaaaaagtcagACAATGTTGCCATTGCCACTGcattaatttgtttgtaaaatagtaaattccttttgataaataatcaagctaagataatttatttattagtaagagcggtttcgcactacgtcccatccgaatccgatccgaacccgtgaaaatatggtccgtagtagccgtagaactatttatatgataagttacgcactagatccgatctccgtcatcctatttctttccgtcattcaacgtgtgcggtgcgtaatttaccatagaaatagttctacggctactacggaccatattttcacgggttcggatcggattcggatcgcacgtagtgcgaaaccgctcttatTTTACTCCTAagatttaaaatgtttaattagATTTTCGTTCTCTTAAACATTTGTATGCCAACTGCATGGCAAACATAGTGTTCAAAGGTATATAACATAACTACCTAAGACCtattgtgtaggtacctatgttttacAAATAAAGCATTCTGATTCTGGTTTTTAAGTAGATAAGTTTTGTTTTGTAATTAGAGATAGAgatctttattttttaattgccTCAATAAATGGTAGCCAGCCAagaaaaaaagttttattttaacattttgaCCGAACTTTTTAGGGGCGGCAAAATTCTGATCGGCCCCGGGCGACAAACATATACGCTACGCCGCTGATCTGCAGCACACTTGTGCGTCTGCTCATGGTAGGTACTCATCCTCAACATTTGGTTCCAGTTGATAACAATCGTAGGACCCGTACTGTACGTTTGATGTTGTTTCCTCAAAATATTGAAGCGAAAAATTGAAGTGATTTCATCGAGTAACAAGTTATATTACTGTATCTATATGATGAGTGATAAAGGCAGGAAAAGACAAAAGAGTATAAGTGCGTTTTTCtctacaaaataaaacaaaaaaccgaCGATGCAGTTGCAGATACAGGGAAAGCGGTTGAATTTGGTGGTGTCTCATGTGCATCCACGCTTGCGGCAACTACACTAGTGCCAACAAATGCATCGGCAGCATCAGTCTCCACTATAATAGTTACATGTTGCAGGAACGATATATAGGTCGGCCGAACATTCAGACTCAGTCAGTTGAAGAATATTACCGACTTTCAGTATATATTCCTTTTTTAGACTATTTGCTAAGCGAAATGTCATCTAGGTTCCCTAGCGCTCCCCTCCAAACAATCGGACAGTTGCAAAAGTTGGTGTCCCATAACTTCAGCGATGAAGATATAGAGGATGTTTTGCAAGGCGCTGAACTATATAAGGATGACCTTCCTTGTTTTTTAGCTTTGAAGGGAGAGCTAAAAATTTGGCAACAGATGAAAGAAATTATCCCAAAGACTCCAGCAGATGCCTACAAACGAGCAACGGTTCTACCGAATATTAGAACTCTGTGTCAATTGTTGTGCACGTTTCCTGTGACCATTAGCACTGCCGAGAGATCTTTCTCCACCTTACGCCTGTTAAAGTCATATCTTCGCAGCAGGATGACAGAAGAGCGTTTAAATGGACTAGCTGTAATGCACATCCATCAAGACATTGCGACAAAAATGAACGCTAATGAAGTGCTGGACATCTTTAGCAGGAAACATAAAAGAAAACtatcattattatttatgtacatcTTTTGTTTTACTTAACCTTTATATAAATACTGCAAGTTTATTTTTAACAgttattgttatttatataacaggtatatatatttttgcccCTCTACTGCCCCATGTGCCCCTCCCAGAAAAAAATCCTGGATCCGCCCTTGACCAGCAAGCACTTTGTCTACAATcattataaaacaatataaatttGTGTGCACTTTTATTTCAACAATCCCAACACCTTAGTACATATACCCAACCCCACTGCCAAAAGAGTAATTTGATGACGATTTTGAAGTCGATGACGGAGCTCAAAGTCTCCAGCGATGAAGAGATCGAAAAAGCCGCTGACTTGAATTCTTGATTCTccaaaatgtaataaattaacAGTGCTCGGAAGCGGTCCAGAAAGGAAAAGGGGTTGTCCTACGCAGACGATCTAATTATACTAGGTCCATGCATAGAAGTCCTCGACCGTATACATAGTAAGAAAGTTAACGATCCTATTAGACACCGTAGGCCTTATGATAAACGTAACCAAAACCAAATTAGTAATAAGAGACCCAAC encodes:
- the LOC134791538 gene encoding zinc finger MYM-type protein 1-like; translated protein: MFDVIRFLAKKNLALRGHRENEDSANRGNFLELVELLAKYDPVLREHLVRIKMGQNISVTYMSPETQNEFIEILGNKIRQEIVARVQKAKYYSMIFDSTPDVSHKDQTSQILRYVVIENHEVRVEESFMDLIETKTKNAEGMTNMILSKLEADGLDIMNCRGQAYDNAATMAGCHTGVQQRIKDMNPDAEFVPCSNHSLNLVCVHAASAEINSGTFFGTLERCYIFFSMSMHRWEVLLAATGKSLKRIQDTRWSARGDAVNYMKNHYKDTLTAIENLTEPEESLNTRTDAGTLLIAMQSFSFLCFLGLWQPILSEVNDTQTYLQTKGLNIEQCAQKVNALLAICERKREEFVDGAVAYAKNQCEELGISCEPPRQARRKHLYGDGSRDVGLSYEADLRRKMFASIDRMISEIKQRFQQLQDLAQEYGVLRPEILLGDGSINLDGAPKDINSEDFVLERDRLRAFVTASDPDKKVQLMKSNSLDLLKYIVEARLEECLPNIIIMLRIFLTTAVSNASCERSFSKLKLIKNYLRSRMSELRLCNLAILTIEHTINIDFDSCIRDFTEKKSKKSKILINNSKSYPRRLAVLEKLHDANMTCNIEKCKFLQVEVKLLGHIVSTKGIQMDPDKTKAIQDFPVPKNVKQGVTDINTAKVQHPEINLFETTNSRIIRQQLAEIGRHQVEDGDLKIIIDSLSNKENIARDKIVPVVEINRLTVSGSEQVEMEKTIDIAPALSSYCSDL